The following are encoded in a window of bacterium genomic DNA:
- a CDS encoding DUF87 domain-containing protein, producing MSDERTNIEQLISTSERIGTIGSPSSTSELSLDILGTAVGKKLVGELAFFRFSQDGKPHYALGQITEVQLRNIWLEDPTMRSLTRQRGQVNPVSGQQDTHLGDMTVSAVFRDVSNRFEPGILGTVPATGTFIHLATDQILNRLLERYRDEIFYLGYVYGSTPKLPLWFKHFGIGPNGAGEAYHLGIFGKTGSGKSVLAKMILLAYARYPKMALLVIDPQGEFSKDMLNERTGNGFVLPMKKITQVLGKNSFVMTVRNLVLDRWELFEQIFFESLFFERLTIPKGENRELACSILSDKLQKAKVRLEELHARVSFDKAWSLLKDERVQKVFYRTEASRLRFDTAIKEADANEFYKEYWTPITELFRIDRSGAKSVNKALSWLLNPETEVRPILVIDLSKEQAKDLFWNDKIQALVIKRLLDGLTQTAEYFYKEGQGLNALVVIDEAHRLAPRDLPSDDSAARSVREILVNAARTTRKYGLGWMFISQSLSSLHREIIGQLRIFFFGFGLALGAEFISLKEIIGGDPNSLKLYQRFRDPHSAFDIASRQYAFMTTGPVSPLSFAGTPLFLTAFNTPEEFLRVNRLEVVR from the coding sequence ATGAGCGACGAAAGAACAAATATTGAGCAATTAATCAGCACCTCTGAACGGATTGGAACAATAGGTTCTCCTTCTTCTACCAGTGAACTTTCTTTAGACATCCTTGGCACTGCTGTTGGTAAAAAATTGGTGGGAGAACTTGCATTTTTCAGATTTTCTCAGGATGGTAAGCCTCATTATGCCTTAGGACAAATCACAGAGGTTCAACTAAGGAATATTTGGCTTGAAGATCCAACAATGAGGTCTCTTACAAGACAAAGAGGCCAGGTTAATCCTGTGAGTGGACAGCAAGATACCCACTTAGGAGATATGACGGTAAGCGCAGTATTTAGGGATGTGAGCAATAGATTTGAACCAGGTATTTTAGGAACTGTTCCAGCTACCGGCACATTTATCCATTTAGCAACTGACCAAATATTAAACAGGTTGTTAGAAAGGTATAGGGATGAAATATTTTATTTGGGTTATGTCTATGGCTCAACGCCAAAACTTCCTCTTTGGTTTAAGCATTTCGGAATAGGACCAAATGGAGCTGGTGAGGCATATCATCTCGGCATATTTGGTAAAACCGGCTCGGGTAAATCTGTTCTGGCAAAAATGATCCTATTAGCATATGCTCGTTATCCCAAAATGGCTCTTCTCGTTATTGATCCTCAGGGTGAATTTAGCAAAGATATGCTAAATGAAAGAACCGGAAATGGTTTTGTCTTACCGATGAAGAAAATAACTCAAGTTTTAGGTAAGAATAGCTTCGTTATGACTGTCAGAAATTTGGTTTTGGACAGGTGGGAGTTGTTTGAGCAAATTTTCTTCGAGTCCTTGTTTTTTGAGCGACTGACTATTCCCAAAGGAGAAAACCGAGAACTTGCCTGTAGCATTCTCTCTGACAAATTACAAAAGGCTAAAGTTAGACTTGAAGAACTCCACGCAAGGGTCTCCTTTGATAAAGCATGGAGTCTTCTTAAAGATGAGAGGGTCCAAAAAGTTTTTTACCGCACTGAGGCTTCAAGACTTCGTTTTGATACTGCTATCAAAGAAGCTGACGCAAATGAATTTTATAAGGAATATTGGACGCCAATAACTGAGTTGTTCAGAATAGATAGAAGTGGTGCAAAGAGTGTGAATAAAGCCTTAAGTTGGCTTCTAAATCCAGAAACAGAGGTAAGACCTATCCTTGTCATTGATCTCTCAAAAGAACAAGCAAAAGACTTGTTTTGGAATGATAAAATTCAAGCTTTAGTGATAAAGCGACTTCTCGATGGACTGACTCAGACGGCAGAATACTTCTACAAGGAAGGTCAAGGTCTCAATGCACTTGTTGTTATTGATGAAGCTCACCGGCTTGCTCCCCGAGACCTACCCTCTGATGATAGTGCCGCTCGGAGTGTCCGCGAAATCCTTGTGAATGCCGCGAGAACCACAAGAAAATATGGTCTCGGATGGATGTTTATTAGCCAGAGCTTATCAAGTCTCCATCGGGAAATTATTGGACAATTGAGAATATTTTTCTTTGGGTTTGGTTTGGCTTTAGGTGCTGAATTTATCTCTCTAAAAGAAATTATTGGCGGTGACCCCAATAGCCTTAAACTTTATCAACGGTTTCGTGACCCCCATAGTGCTTTTGATATTGCATCAAGGCAATATGCCTTTATGACAACAGGGCCTGTTTCGCCATTATCTTTTGCCGGGACACCATTATTTCTTACCGCATTTAATACACCAGAGGAATTCTTAAGGGTAAATAGATTGGAGGTTGTAAGATGA